In Deinococcus fonticola, the DNA window CAGGAACGCGACAGTGTGCTGGCCTACATGGCCGCCCTCGCACGCGACGAGTTCGAGGCGCTGCCCAGCGTACAGGCTGACCAGGTGCAGTGCATCGAAATTCCCTACCACGGCCAGGCATTCCACGTCGACGGCGAGGTCAGGCCAGGCGAGCAGGGCCAGGCGGGAACCGTGAAAATAGAGGTGTGGCCCGGTGCCTTAAGCGTCCTCGTGCCTCAAGTGGCCGCACCCGCGGAGGTTCGACCGTGAGCCAGCCCGAGAAACCCGAGAACCTCGAGACTACCGAGAAGCCCAGCCCCGCGAACCCCGCCCCAGTATCGCCCTCCCCGGTGTCCAGCAAACAGTCGCCGGCAGGCAAACCCCTCCCGCCGCCGGACCCGGCAGCCAAACGAACGCGCCCGGTGGCCGTGTCCGTCATCATGCAGGCGCATGACGCCCTGGGCAAACTCCTGAAGCTGCCGCCGCGCACGCTGGAAAAGGGCCTGCCGAACAACATTGTGTGGCGAGAGGGCGTGCAGGTCATGCGCATGGATTTGCACATGCACACCGAAGTCAGCCACGACTGCAAAACGGCCCTGCGCGATATTCCGGCGTGGATGCTGCGCACCAATACGCGCGTGGTGGCCGTCACCGACCACGACCAGCAGCGCGGCGGCCCCGAGTTACAGCAGATCATCCGCGACATGGGCCTCGACGACCGCCTGAGTGTCATTCCCGGTGAGGAAGTCACCACCTCCGAGGGCGAATTGATCGGCCTCTTTCTCAAAGAACGCATCGAGCCAAAACTTTCGCCGGAAGAGACGGTGAGGCAAATCAAGGCGCAGGGCGGCCTGGTGCTTCTTCAGCACGGGTTCGACCCGCTCAAACGCTACCGTTTACGCCCCGAGGCCACCGCCCGCATCGCCGATGACATCGACATCGTGGAAACGTTCAATTCGCGCCTGTCCCGGCACCACTGGAACCGTGTGGCCGCCGAGTGGGGATCTGCCCGCAACCTGCCTTTCAGTGCGGGCAGTGATGCCCATACCCTGCGCGACATCGGGGAGGCCTGGGTAGAAACGCCTTTCCGACTCATTCACACGCCCGAGCAGTTGATCACGGCCCTGCGCGAGGGCCAGGTCGCAGGGCGCTGGACACATCCCGTCGAGGCTTACGGCGTGAAACAGTGGCGTAACTTCAACAGCCAATTCCGCCGCGACAGCTAGAGAATTGGACAAAAGAACGGACTGCTTTTTGGCCGAGCAAAGCGAGTGAATTTAAGCAAGCAGGATAGACTGGCACAGCCATGAAGGGGAGAATGGATTGCTCTGTAGAACAGCACCCGCATCATTCGCAGACCTGCTCTAAGGGCGTATAACGGGGATATGACTTCTGCTGCGCTGCGCCGCGCCCGCCCGGAAGATGAGCGGGCGTTTTACGACATCTGCCTGCTGACCGGAGACAGCGGAGCGGATGCGTCCGCGTTATATAAGGATCCTCAATTGCTGGGGCACGTGTATGCCGTGCCCTACCTTCGTTTTTCCCCTGATTTCGCCTTTGTCCTGGAAGATGCCGAGGGCGTAGGCGGGTACGTCATTGCCGCGCCGGATTCGCAGGCATTCGAGGAGACGCTGGAACGCGAGTGGT includes these proteins:
- a CDS encoding PHP domain-containing protein, coding for MRMDLHMHTEVSHDCKTALRDIPAWMLRTNTRVVAVTDHDQQRGGPELQQIIRDMGLDDRLSVIPGEEVTTSEGELIGLFLKERIEPKLSPEETVRQIKAQGGLVLLQHGFDPLKRYRLRPEATARIADDIDIVETFNSRLSRHHWNRVAAEWGSARNLPFSAGSDAHTLRDIGEAWVETPFRLIHTPEQLITALREGQVAGRWTHPVEAYGVKQWRNFNSQFRRDS